A region from the Hylaeus volcanicus isolate JK05 chromosome 6, UHH_iyHylVolc1.0_haploid, whole genome shotgun sequence genome encodes:
- the LOC128878981 gene encoding uncharacterized protein LOC128878981: MSQNNLLQGYNWESQYEDPQVQFSRSIPDEVISVYEVYVKEETGDCDGRNDVTVVPGLPCTNDHQLIQNDCMNLDVAIDSEVINIDGSVTKLLGKDAYKYKLLDQHANMPEDNVMVYSHPVAEAPSSSATRMIDKDDPRSKLHFVKYLKRDGKTLKIWECGICSKEFRHQYTLMRHLPTHTDERNFKCEACGKAFRQLSTLSQHKAIHSDARPYVCEFCKKTFNRVSTLISHRKTHSEHKPHKCQVCGKGFHQKGNLRNHVFTHTNERPYKCELCGKGFNQMSNLVCHKVKAHAHAEKMQYVCGICGKEFPRRFSLRSHEEYKHGIKYRHPTASQPGVNDPNIIRNKNVRIVQLPNGDRNQTIEVRNKDPLIAPDVMESVVIDKIDTKAMEMAVLEGQTPFALLKPAKGIPVLVKVSPTGTHKNILTPATAEDLRMAGKMTLSPTIASDADRIKAVQIKVPVVATVIQNVDLDGKISFIVEPPGPENEHESLVTALDSQFTYTEAPRNEPDRQNGLVVSSAMEDCNELLELAAQGGIQFVRATEDGRYEVMTNSEARDLMAQNSHDVTILDGEEADAINVVNMRGNGDVIIGDSDNQIMVLDSASTQKPMPMDAIEILEDKDIRILDSKGLEDRFVDGISFLSQPKIDDLILGSKPLSIDGGAAVNEHEDEGIGLPSNQQELTSILSHRSDFSTLSNTSQASISSLLLKSHPPLSMLSESLPYLKSNTSLTEDLNILGNSTMEDHHSVYDSKMKLPSVFDDSESDAGLIPISQADMKLLGSIHQKTKVLGNKMNCLSSSKLFSGLGEVKILGPKNHAQEIMAPQYSDIKLLSSYEQFLKNTASNTNGCDTNVVNTFGGSRKEVKILGKKLGTGIITSTEDGNVVEVVEEKTKLMMDAAGGFCNNVDDNTVISSPRLERQIAENGVPDSFFLQACSPCDSDFLNFDNRLKDTSPGSHYERAQKDSRDSFCCTGGLPDLD; this comes from the exons ATGTCCCAGAATAACCTCCTCCAAGGATACAACT GGGAGTCCCAGTACGAAGATCCGCAGGTGCAATTCTCCCGTTCCATTCCAGACGAGGTCATCAG TGTTTACGAAGTTTACGTGAAAGAAGAGACCGGAGACTGCGATGGGAGGAACGATGTCACCGTCGTACCTGGTTTGCCATGTACCAATGACCATCAGTTAATCCAG aatgaCTGCATGAATCTGGATGTAGCCATAGACTCCGAGGTGATCAATATCGACGGGAGTGTAACAAAATTGCTTGGAAAGGACGCTTATAAATACAAg CTTTTGGATCAACATGCCAATATGCCCGAAGATAACGTTATGGTGTACTCGCATCCTGTCGCGGAGGCTCCTTCCTCGTCCGCCACTCGTATGATCGATAAAGATGATCCAAGATCGAAGCTCCATTTCGTCAAGTACCTAAAGCGCGATGGGAAGACACTGAAGATATGGGAGTGCGGAATTT GTTCGAAGGAGTTCCGGCATCAGTACACCTTGATGAGACATTTGCCAACTCACACCGACGAGAGGAACTTTAAATGCGAAGCTTGCGGCAAAGCTTTCCGCCAGTTATCGACACTGAGCCAGCACAAGGCGATACACAGCGACGCCCGACCGTACGTCTGTGAATTTTGCAAGAAAACTTTCAACAG AGTGTCTACGTTGATCTCCCATCGGAAAACTCATTCGGAACACAAGCCGCACAAGTGCCAGGTTTGTGGGAAGGGATTCCATCAAAAAG GCAATTTGAGGAACCACGTATTTACTCATACGAACGAGAGGCCGTACAAATGCGAGCTCTGCGGCAAAGGCTTCAATCAAATGTCGAATTTGGTCTGCCACAAGGTCAAAGCGCACGCACACGCGGAGAAAATGCAGTACGTGTGCGGAATCTGCGGCAAAGAGTTTCCGCGTCGATTCTCTTTGAGATCGCACGAGGAGTACAAGCACGGCATAAAGTATCGACATCCGACCGCATCCCAGCCGGGAGTGAACGATCCGAACATCATAAGAAA TAAAAACGTCAGGATCGTGCAATTGCCCAATGGGGATCGCAATCAGACCATCGAAGTTAGGAACAAGGATCCACTGATCGCG CCTGATGTCATGGAGTCCGTGGTGATCGACAAGATCGATACGAAGGCGATGGAGATGGCAGTCCTCGAAGGTCAAACGCCCTTCGCCCTCTTGAAACCAGCCAAAGGTATTCCTGTCCTCGTCAAGGTCTCCCCAACTGGAACTCACAAAAAT ATTTTGACTCCAGCGACGGCCGAGGATCTACGAATGGCGGGGAAGATGACTCTGAGTCCGACGATCGCATCCGACGCGGACAGAATCAAGGCTGTGCAGATCAAAGTACCCGTGGTGGCCACCGTGATCCAGAACGTGGATCTCGATGGAAAGATCAGTTTCATCGTTGAGCCACCCGGACCTGAAAATGAACACG AGAGCCTGGTCACGGCATTGGATTCTCAGTTCACGTACACCGAGGCCCCGAGAAACGAGCCGGATCGCCAGAACGGTCTTGTTGTATCCTCGGCGATGGAGGATTGCAACGAGCTGCTGGAATTGGCCGCCCAGGGTGGAATACAATTCGTGCGAGCGACCGAGGACGGTCGTTACGAG GTGATGACGAACAGCGAAGCCCGCGACTTGATGGCGCAGAACTCCCACGACGTGACCATCCTGGACGGCGAGGAAGCGGACGCAATCAATGTGGTGAATATGCGCGGCAACGGGGACGTCATCATCGGGGATTCCGATAATCAGATCATGGTACTCGACTCGGCATCGACGCAGAAGCCCATGCCGATGGACGCTATCGAGATCCTGGAGGACAAGGACATCAGAATTCTTGACAGCAAGGGCCTCGAGGATCGTTTCGTGGACGGTATTAGTTTCCTGTCGCAGCCGAAAATCGATGATTTGATCCTCGGCTCGAAACCTTTGTCCATCGATGGCGGTGCGGCTGTCAACGAACACGAAGACGAAG GCATAGGACTGCCATCGAACCAACAAGAATTAACGAGCATTCTCAGCCATCGAAGCGACTTTTCTACCCTCTCGAACACGTCGCAGGCCTCGATATCTTCCCTGTTGCTGAAAAGTCATCCACCGTTGTCGATGCTGAGCGAATCGCTTCCGTACCTGAAGAGCAACACGAGCCTGACGGAGGATTTGAATATTCTGGGCAACTCGACCATGGAAGACCATCACTCTGTCTACGACTCCAAGATGAAGTTACCCTCTGTTTTCGACGACAGCGAGTCCGACGCAGGATTGATACCCATCAGCCAGGCGGACATGAAGCTGTTGGGTTCGATACATCAAAAAACCAAG GTCCTGggcaataaaatgaattgtcTATCGTCGTCGAAGCTGTTCTCCGGCTTGGGCGAAGTGAAAATCTTGGGCCCCAAGAACCACGCTCAGGAAATCATGGCGCCCCAGTATTCAGACATCAAATTACTAAGTTCGTACGAGCAGTTTTTGAAGAACACAGCTTCGAACACGAACGGCTGCGATACCAACGTCGTGAACACTTTCGGCGGATCCAGGAAGGAGGTAAAGATTCTTGGAAAGAAGTTGGGAACGGGCATTATCACCAGCACGGAGGATGGCAACGTTGTGGAGGTCGTCGAAGAGAAAACTAAATTG ATGATGGACGCCGCAGGAGGTTTTTGCAACAACGTGGACGACAACACGGTGATTTCATCCCCCCGATTGGAGAGGCAGATCGCCGAAAATGGCGTCCCGGACAGTTTCTTTCTCCAA GCTTGCAGTCCGTGCGACTCGGACTTTCTGAATTTCGATAACCGTCTGAAAGACACCTCGCCCGGCAGCCATTACGAGAGAGCCCAAAAGGATTCCAGGGACAGCTTCTGCTGCACCGGCGGTCTGCCCGATCTCGATTGA